The genomic region tttttccttttatggttatagtaaaaccttgttaacactagaaatcacattttaagTCCAATCGTCATGACACTGATTAGAACATGTGTTCTTAATAttatatctgggctgagttcaaAACTAgaaagttaaaaaacatggccgcctgggggcggggcatttttccttatatggctttcgtaaaacctttttaacactctagaagtcacatttattttccaatcgttaccaaacttggtcaaaatatttcttttaatgatagctcggctgagtttgaaaattgttatgGTTCGTCAAAAACATgagcgggacatttttccttatatggcaatagtgaaTCATTACTAACACTTTTAAGTCACATATTTAGTGCGGtctaaatgaatttttaaatgaAACGGTGTTTGGTTTGTTTTTAGGTGTTAACGTTATTGGTGTACACAAGCCATCTCAAACCGAGACCCATGAGCCTGAGACGGAGGCATGAGAACTGTAGTGTGCCCCTGCatgcacaacaacaacaacactaattttcttattttcctaCCGACAAGAACTGAAatgttattttcaaggtaaatattttgagtttttacgtatataattgatttaaatgatatttgttaAAAAGTGAGTGTGTTCAAAAGTGTAAGGCATTATCTCTCTTATTATGAATATTGATATACAAGATTTGTTTAAGCCACAGCGTTTGATTTCCCAATTCGTTCAGAATTGATGAGATAATTGGGGTTGGGGTGGttagtaagttttttttattttaaagtctagAGAATCTTTGAAAAGTTTCTTCTCTAAAACACATACGCCTAGTCATATAGATAGCTGCGGTTGCTATAGGGCCAGTTAAAAAGCTGTTTAACAGgtaactgaaaataaactcttTTGTCTGCTCTGACTGGCACCTGGCCAAGGCGTCATCCTGGACTCCACCGGGGGCCTTCAAGCCTTCTGTTCCTCGTGTtcattatgccccctttcaaagaagagggggtatattgctttgcacatgtcggtctgttggtcggtctgtcggtcggtccaccaggtggtttccggaggataactcaagaacgcttgggcctaggatcatgaaacttcataggtacattgatcatgactcgcagatgacccctattgattttgaggtcactaggtcaaaggtcaaggtcacggtgacccgaaatagtaaaatggtgtccggatgataactcaagaatgattatgcctaggatcatgaaacttgataggtagattgatcatgactcgcagttgaccccttttgattttcaggtcactacatgtatatcaaaggtcaaggtcacggtgacccaaaatagtaaaatggtttctggatgataattaaTCAACGCTTATGCCCaagatcatgaaacgtcataggtacattgatcatgactcgcagatgacctttatcgattttgaggtcacgaggtcaaaggtcaagttcaaggtgacccaaaataataaaatggtctccggatgataactgaagaacgcttattcctaggatcatgaaaagaacagaacagaaagtttatttgcGTCTTAAGCATATAAAGCTCATCgtcatcatcaaacttgataggtagattgatcatgactcgcaaatgacccctattgattttcaggtcactaggtcaatggacaaggtcacggtgaccccaaatagtaaaatggtttccggatgataacttatggctatgatcatgaaactgcataggtacattgatcatgaatggcagatgacccctattgattatgccccccttcgaagaagagggggtatattgctttgctcatgtcggtcggtctgtcggtccgtccaccaggtggttgtcagacgataactcaagaacacttgggcctaggttcatgaaacttcataggtacattgatcatgactcgcagatgacccctattgattttgagttcactaggtcaaaggtcaaggtcatggtgaccagaaatagtaaaatgttttttgaatgataactcatgaacgcatacgcctaggatcatgaaacttcatgggtagattggtcatgattcgcagatgacccctattgattttgaggtcactaggtcaaaggtcaaggtcacggtgacccgaaatagtaaaatggtttccggatgataactcaagtatgcatacgcctaggatcatgaaacttcatgggtagattgatcatgactcgcagatgacccctattgattttgaggtcactaggtcaaaggtcaaggtcacggtgacccgaaatagtaaaatggttttcggatgataactctagaacgcatacgcctaggatcatgaaacttcataggtagattgatcatgacttgcagatgacctctattgattttgaggtcacaaggtaaaaggtcaaggtcacggtgacccaaaatagtaaaatgattttcgtataattactcaagaacacttttgcctaggatcatgacacttcataggtacattgatcgtgacccgcagatgacccctattgattttcaggtcactaggtcaaaggtcaaggtcacagtgacaaaactcgtattcacacaatggctgccactacaacggacagcccatatggggggcatgcatgttttacaaacagcccttgttttcaggtcactaggtcaaaggtcaaggtcacagtgactaaaaacatattcacacaatggctgtcactacaacggagagcccatatgggggaaatgcatgttttacaaacagcccttgtttattcaGGATTGTTACATCAATTTCCTCAGATTTCCCCACCACCTCTAGTgttgaaaattattgtttattaactaAATTTAGTTATTTATCTTGTTAAGTAAATTAAGAATGATATGCCTTACGTTTCAGTTGGTTTGATTCTTTGAACAGACAATCCCAGTTttgtaaaatatacttatttaattataGGACAAATAAAGCAACCAAGATAACATGATCAGAGGATGCTCATAGACAAGAACATTTACGACCTGCCATAATACCATCTACTCCTCGGTTGTCCACAAACTAACTATACTGAATGGTTCATTTAGTCTCCTGGGGATGGCTCCCGACACCAACATCTTCACCGATAAGCAGACCAATAACTGGTTCAAAGCGTGCATTGCCCTCAATTTGACAAAGGATGGATTGACTGACCTTGTTGTGACGGAATTATTAAACGTCCAAACAAAAGTTGGTAGAAGTTGTGgacaatgctttattcaaaacctTATACCGTGTCCAACTCAGGACGTGTGTAAAAAGAGGAAAGGAAATAACTGTTCTTTCCACAATTCACTACAACCAAAGTCATGCCAAACATGTGAtaaagtgaaacaaaatatcacattGTTACACAGATTTAAAGGTCCTAGTTGGGCAAACACTAAAGCTGAATTATGGGCAACGGATCCGTGGGAAATCGGTAAATGCTACCTCCCACGAGACGGATATAGCAGCGTATCATCTGTGCAAGAATCTGACTTCAATGGTGTGGTTAGCATTGTGTTGAACTGCACGCATTTCCAGACATGCCTCTCCGCCGCATGTCTATCACCGCCACCACCTGATAAGCAATGCCCGCTAGAAAAGGTATTCTTAAAATATACCACTCTAATGGGCTGAATATGtgattattttttatgcccccctttgaagaagaagggatatattgctttgctcatgtcggtcggtctgtcggtctgtcggtctgtgggtccgtccaccaggtggtttccggatgataactcaagaacgcttgggcctaggatcatgaaacttcataggtacattgatcatgactcgcagatgacccctattgattttaaggtcactaggtcaaaggtcaaggtcacggtcacagtgacccaaaatagtaaaatggattttggatgataactcaagaacgcatacgtggccaacagggcaaactctgaacaatatggtctgtaatcctaaatctataattatcagtccaatgaaacatcatcctttgagtaattAAAGTGGATCAgttaaaatattatcagaatatgagattttttgtatattttgtaaattaaatattgtgttaatgtttaattttgttgattaatataaatacaagcaGGACAGGGGAGTTAATacgctattatatctttcttatatacagaggaaacaaatgcaataagtttaaatttcatgtttaataaatagaggatatttggtcatgtcagtgtgagatcatttgttattttttatgatcacattttattattactttgacaaaacaacacttacctgaataccacaatggattccacccaaacaataccccacgcccctaccagaatcccttccacCCCCCAACCTCACCtccccattttttatttttttttaaacatcatctaataaattaacacaccccacattatacccctctcacccccctacccccccccccccatccccccaaattatttttttttaaacattaataaattgccacaccccacattataccccccctcttaATTCCCCCttaccccctccccccacccccccccccaattttttttttttaaacatcttataaattaccacaccccacattataccccccctctcactccccccttgatcatgactggcagatgccccctattgattttcaggtcactaggtcaaaggtcaagttcacagtgactcgaaatagtacaatggtttctggatgataacttacattaggtcaaaggtcaaggtcacagtgacaaaaacgtattcacacaatggctgccactacaactgacggcccatatggggggcatgcatgtttaacaaacagcccttgtttcaaagtTTAGTTTGTTAACTGAATCATTATAATACTATGTTTTGTGAAGCGATGTATGTCATGCAATTATTTCTCATTGTATCAAATATGCAAGTCTTATTTAAATAGTCTGTgcatatttaagcattttttaaatcaCGTGTAATAACTTTGACGCTGAGAGTCCATGTGTGTGTAGGTTTACCTCAATGCTGCTTCTCTTGGTCTTTAACGTCACAGCAATCCGTTCTCTCTCTAGGTCCGACAAATAGGCCGAGATGTACGCCATACTGCCGACTGCAAGGTTACAGATGCTGATCTGCAGTACTTCTTTCTGACACTGACCACCCTACTAGCGGATCCAGTCTGCTTATTGCATGATACCTCAGCGACAGAAGCCCGCGTAAAACTCAgtgatgtaaatattattgtgtttgtgttgtttgtctCTATATAAAGGCGTATACAATGTATTTTAGTGAAGGATGATGTAAGCAATAGTCCAGAGAAATATTTGTACAATGATATTTTTAAGCGAATTGTAAATCTGTGTCATGTAAGAATAGATATTTGTATTCATCCTGATACTGAAACATTTTAGGAACAGTATGCAATTAGCAAACGCTTTAAGTGGAcagaaaacataataatttgatAACAGACCAGAGGAACgtcttatttgaaaatataattatatcgtacagtttatgtaaattggTCTATAGCTATTATCTACTGCACCTATGCTTGGTTATGTGACTACAAAATTGCGCTTGAAatctttttaaatgaaaatctaaAAACTGTTTTAGGAAATAACATCAAAATCGTGGATTGAACTAGCACCAATAAACTGGACATACTGGGCATTTCGCTACTGTAGTCACATATCAACTTTATCCCGCCGATTTGCACCTTTGAAATATCCACTCTTTTTGGCCGAAGATACTGAAGTCACATTATTAAAAGGAGATATTGAAGTTGCATTCTTAAATGACAGTAAATAATTAGTACAATCCATTAAGGCTTTATTAAAAACAGACGCATATATGAATTAAACAAACgtcaatttgataattttttatattttttactgcCTTGCAAAATTTGCTCTACTTGATCTGTTGTATAATATGCAGACACAGataatataataatgacaatCTGTATCGATAATAATCTACAAATGCAAATAATGTTTGTAGTTGCAGAATGATCGTCTAACACTTGTTGATTTGGGCAAGATGTTGAAAGAAGCAAATCAGACCCTCACACATGCAAAAGAGGCCGGAGAACGTTTTTCCGAAGAGGCTGAAAGGACCCTGAAAGAAGGACTGAATACATTAGAAGCTAAAATACAGGCTGGGAAAGAATgtcttgaaaacaaaacacaaactagTGAACAACGAATTGAAAAAAAGGCTCTTTCTGGTGAACAACGtcttgaaaacaagacacaggctggagaacaaagcattgaaaacaagacacagtgtggagaacaaagcattgaaaacaagacacaggctggagaacaacgccttgaaaacaagacacagtctggagaacaaagcattgaaaacaagacacaggctggtGAACAatgcattgaaaacaagacacagactggagaacaaagcattgaagacaagacacaggctggagaacaaagcattgaaaacaagacacaggctggagaacaaagcattacaaacaaatcacaggctggagaacagcgcattgaaaacaagacacaggctgggGAAAagagcattgaaaacaagacacaggctggagaacaaataattgaaaacaagacacagactggagaacaaagcattgaaaacaagacacaggctggaaaacaaataattgaaaacaagacacaggctggagaacaactcattgaaaacaagacacaggctggagaacaacgccttgaaaacaagacacaggctggagaacaaagcattgaaaacaagacacaggctggagaacaaacCATTAcaaacaagacacaggctggagaacaaagcattgaaaacaagacacaggctggagaacaaagcattgaaaacaagacacaggctgggGAACAAAGCATTACATACAAATCACAGGCTGGAGAACaacgcattgaaaacaagacacaggctgggGAAAagagcattgaaaacaagacacaggctggagaacaaataattgaaaacaagacacagactggagaacaaagcattgaaaacaaaacacaggCTGGAGAgcaaagcattgaaaacaagacacaggctggagaacaatgcattgaaaacaagacacaggctggcgaacaaagcattgaaaacaagacacaggaaAGCATCAACCGCATAAATCAAGCAGCGATTGGAAAGGAGCTAGACGAATACGAGCGTGACGTAACAGGTTTGTGAACAAgttttattgaacaatatttatatatataatatttcgtTATAACATATGTTCACACTACAATAATTATGAACTACCAAGCTGACAAACATAAGCACTCAATCATATTAACTTGGGTTTATAAACCATCCTCATATAAGAAGAGGTGGGTTTTCTTGGATTCACAGTGTCAGATGGCCAGTCTGTCCTTCATTCTGTCTgtcagtacatgtatttaaaaataccACGGAATAGCCTTTTCATTAAGTTGATATTCTTTAATGATTGCCATCACTATATACTCTCAGGTCAGAACGCATACAACCAGTGAAAGTGCTTTTTATGGGTATGTGTATCTGCATTTTCGCGAAAAATTACACGTATTCGAATAATGCTTATATTCACGAATATAATTATCTGGTTACATTTGTATGCGGTAAGATCGTTTATAATAAGATATACAAACTGCAGAATACATTTTCGATACAAGCTTTCTATCGGCTTCGAACTTGATAACATAAATCAATGCGTACTAAGTTTTAGAAGTGTCTATACACTACACTTAATCGGTAGGGATCATGCTCAGAGCGGTATTTcatgtgaaattaaaaaaagtattttttacaaatttaaaaactaCAAATTTAAAAACTACTTTTCTACTACTTTTTGCGCACATTTATAAAAGGAGACAAATTTATTCAACCGTTGTAATGTtgaaatgtaatgaaatataatcttatattttaaaacacaatatcTTAGTATTCACCGGCGTGCTCCTTTGACGCCATGTTTTTCTATAAATGTGTATCTGGTTTTTGCGAAGAAACACGCAGGTAATTCGTTTTAATGAAGGAGTATTACTATTTCAGATCTTCTCAAGCGATTGGTGAACCATTACCGTGATACCGTTTGCTACGTGCCTCTGTCTACTTTGGATCCTAGTCTCAATAAGCACATACATGACGTCTATGCCACTCCAAAAATACACAGGATGAAGATAGAGAATGATGGTAGACGCACACAACAGGAAGAAATATTGACATACAAAGATTGCTTTTATAGAGGTGATAATTTATGTAGACGTACGTATTTACAAGGCGAGCCGGGAAGCGGCAAGACAAGTTTTGCTGCCAAGTTAGTTGACGATTGGTGTAACGTGCATGAGTCCTCAAATGAATCTACAAAGGAACAAACGGCGTTTGTTGATGTTGATACCCTTCATAAATTCAAGTTTCTCTTCTTCATTTCGTTGCGCGATTCGAGAGAACAGACACATGTAACACATATGATACAAACTCAGCTCATCTACAAAATCTACGCGGCAGACGAATGGGAGAGCGCGTATAATCTAGtcttaaaaataatgagaaatgtGATGTATCTTGTTGTTCAAGACGGTCTGGATGAGTGGCCTGGTAAAGAAGCTCTGCCATCTATGGACGGTATTCCTAAAGATCATTGCATTGTGCTCACAACTTCTCGACCATGGAAACTCGCGGATGAACGTATCAAGAATTCTCAAATAGACATATTGTTGGAAGTCTACGGAATAATCGATTCCTTTGGATTCAGTAAAAGGATACTACCACATCTTCTTGATGAAACAAAGGTTCTTTACAAAACTGTGGGGCAGTTTCAGAAATTTCTGAAGAGTCATGATCTTGATTCGATATCATCTTCGCCCATGCTGCACACGCTTGTCCTATGTACATGGGTAGATGATATGGCTGAGAGTCTTACCGGATCGTCAAGGTGTGAATTGTTTACCACCTTGCTTGAAAACTTATGTAAAAAAGCTAACCCACAAATGAGTTATTTCGATCAATACTACCCATCACCAGTAAACTGCTTTTCTCGCACGAAGTATGTTAAACCAAACATGGAACATATAGATGTTTTAGCCAAAGCTgcgttttcatttttgttttcaaatgaaaaagaaatatcACTAGTGTTCAGCGACATTAATCTTTCGGCTCATTTGTCTGAAAGTTCAAAGCAGTTCGCACTACATTCAGGATTAATATCCaaaagaaaaagtaaaaaatgttatGATA from Dreissena polymorpha isolate Duluth1 chromosome 5, UMN_Dpol_1.0, whole genome shotgun sequence harbors:
- the LOC127881542 gene encoding uncharacterized protein LOC127881542 isoform X11 — protein: MAPDTNIFTDKQTNNWFKACIALNLTKDGLTDLVVTELLNVQTKVGRSCGQCFIQNLIPCPTQDVCKKRKGNNCSFHNSLQPKSCQTCDKVKQNITLLHRFKGPSWANTKAELWATDPWEIGKCYLPRDGYSSVSSVQESDFNGVVSIVLNCTHFQTCLSAACLSPPPPDKQCPLEKVRQIGRDVRHTADCKVTDADLQYFFLTLTTLLADPVCLLHDTSATEARVKLSDLQNDRLTLVDLGKMLKEANQTLTHAKEAGERFSEEAERTLKEGLNTLEAKIQAGKECLENKTQTSEQRIEKKALSGEQRLENKTQAGEQSIENKTQCGEQSIENKTQAGEQRLENKTQSGEQSIENKTQAGEQCIENKTQTGEQSIEDKTQAGEQSIENKTQAGEQSITNKSQAGEQRIENKTQAGEKSIENKTQAGEQIIENKTQTGEQSIENKTQAGKQIIENKTQAGEQLIENKTQAGEQRLENKTQAGEQSIENKTQAGEQTITNKTQAGEQSIENKTQAGEQSIENKTQESINRINQAAIGKELDEYERDVTDLLKRLVNHYRDTVCYVPLSTLDPSLNKHIHDVYATPKIHRMKIENDGRRTQQEEILTYKDCFYRGDNLCRRTYLQGEPGSGKTSFAAKLVDDWCNVHESSNESTKEQTAFVDVDTLHKFKFLFFISLRDSREQTHVTHMIQTQLIYKIYAADEWESAYNLVLKIMRNVMYLVVQDGLDEWPGKEALPSMDGIPKDHCIVLTTSRPWKLADERIKNSQIDILLEVYGIIDSFGFSKRILPHLLDETKVLYKTVGQFQKFLKSHDLDSISSSPMLHTLVLCTWVDDMAESLTGSSRCELFTTLLENLCKKANPQMSYFDQYYPSPVNCFSRTKYVKPNMEHIDVLAKAAFSFLFSNEKEISLVFSDINLSAHLSESSKQFALHSGLISKRKSKKCYDNTSSFVHKTVQEFFAALHISNNTNVIDNVICEYLKSYRDSYLDIAQVFTFLCGFNILAANKLSALMNQVNDVRHGVDHDVFQRVILSGYREAVANKNTPIDLHLSHFDFGRDNAEDLINIFALNAPRARSLHVTRVINSIVIIRSQDASTYLCQGPTPVSLAACDYADPSTRAKQKEVRLSASCLEIDLSACQNLEQLELEGDITVLPNALAGLKKLKYLTMDMGCKCEALDMSHCEHIESIELGKEVTLLPHSIIHYKNLTRIEIYSAYKELDLSMFENLYSITIGKRVQVLPKQLLINNNQELNFIGLYEFDFNRCDKKDIHTWCLLNGADPVLCADYTPVLPSIEHIKLFNVTCSCTWLRSLLTTLFTLDHSVECSMVLCYITSLKVSKSPSTDASITTDLNNTCTFNVTRDSPGLWETLLGLNVKNLSISGLGYYTSELKINHVSSLSRSLATLSQLETLRMHLIAYIDLQLPLSLNHVTVYFNALHPSELRQLVNKLSARTNSLECRVEFVCGHFMDTNHFTYMMLKIPSEEYIPIQQELETMQHVDVERFRIYDWAPSTNQWSARDSVVDGDLVDEIVDNEFCKDFLKLFHMTHKSKIDGLSRISMRLKIKIQP
- the LOC127881542 gene encoding uncharacterized protein LOC127881542 isoform X13 translates to MAPDTNIFTDKQTNNWFKACIALNLTKDGLTDLVVTELLNVQTKVGRSCGQCFIQNLIPCPTQDVCKKRKGNNCSFHNSLQPKSCQTCDKVKQNITLLHRFKGPSWANTKAELWATDPWEIGKCYLPRDGYSSVSSVQESDFNGVVSIVLNCTHFQTCLSAACLSPPPPDKQCPLEKVRQIGRDVRHTADCKVTDADLQYFFLTLTTLLADPVCLLHDTSATEARVKLSDLQNDRLTLVDLGKMLKEANQTLTHAKEAGERFSEEAERTLKEGLNTLEAKIQAGKECLENKTQTSEQRIEKKALSGEQRLENKTQAGEQSIENKTQCGEQSIENKTQAGEQRLENKTQSGEQSIENKTQAGEQCIENKTQTGEQSIEDKTQAGEQSIENKTQAGEQSITNKSQAGEQRIENKTQAGEKSIENKTQAGEQIIENKTQTGEQSIENKTQAGKQIIENKTQAGEQLIENKTQAGEQRLENKTQAGEQSIENKTQAGEQTITNKTQAGEQSIENKTQAGEQSIENKTQESINRINQAAIGKELDEYERDVTDLLKRLVNHYRDTVCYVPLSTLDPSLNKHIHDVYATPKIHRMKIENDGRRTQQEEILTYKDCFYRGDNLCRRTYLQGEPGSGKTSFAAKLVDDWCNVHESSNESTKEQTAFVDVDTLHKFKFLFFISLRDSREQTHVTHMIQTQLIYKIYAADEWESAYNLVLKIMRNVMYLVVQDGLDEWPGKEALPSMDGIPKDHCIVLTTSRPWKLADERIKNSQIDILLEVYGIIDSFGFSKRILPHLLDETKVLYKTVGQFQKFLKSHDLDSISSSPMLHTLVLCTWVDDMAESLTGSSRCELFTTLLENLCKKANPQMSYFDQYYPSPVNCFSRTKYVKPNMEHIDVLAKAAFSFLFSNEKEISLVFSDINLSAHLSESSKQFALHSGLISKRKSKKCYDNTSSFVHKTVQEFFAALHISNNTNVIDNVICEYLKSYRDSYLDIAQVFTFLCGFNILAANKLSALMNQVNDVRHGVDHDVFQRVILSGYREAVANKNTPIDLHLSHFDFGRDNAEDLINIFALNAPRARSLHVTRVINSIVIIRSQDASTYLCQGPTPVSLAACDYADPSTRAKQKEVRLSASCLEIDLSACQNLEQLELEGDITVLPNALAGLKKLKYLTMDMGCKCEALDMSHCEHIESIELGKEVTLLPHSIIHYKNLTRIEIYSAYKELDLSMFENLYSITIGKRVQVLPKQLLINNNQELNFIGLYEFDFNRCDKKDIHTWCLLNGADPVLCADYTPVLPSIEHIKLFNVTCSCTWLRSLLTTLFTLDHSVECSMVLCYITSLKVSKSPSTDASITTDLNNTCTFNVTRDSPGLWETLLGLNVKNLSISGLGYYTSELKINHVSSLSRSLATLSQLETLRMHLIAYIDLQFPLSLNHVTVCFDALDPSELRQLVNKLSARTHSLKCRVEFVCAHFKDKKMKHLIPAEEYIPIQQELETMQHVDVERFRIYDWARSTNQWSARDSVVDGDLVDEIVDNEFCKDFLKLFHMTHKSKIDGLSRISMRLKIKIQP
- the LOC127881542 gene encoding uncharacterized protein LOC127881542 isoform X17; this translates as MAPDTNIFTDKQTNNWFKACIALNLTKDGLTDLVVTELLNVQTKVGRSCGQCFIQNLIPCPTQDVCKKRKGNNCSFHNSLQPKSCQTCDKVKQNITLLHRFKGPSWANTKAELWATDPWEIGKCYLPRDGYSSVSSVQESDFNGVVSIVLNCTHFQTCLSAACLSPPPPDKQCPLEKVRQIGRDVRHTADCKVTDADLQYFFLTLTTLLADPVCLLHDTSATEARVKLSDLQNDRLTLVDLGKMLKEANQTLTHAKEAGERFSEEAERTLKEGLNTLEAKIQAGKECLENKTQTSEQRIEKKALSGEQRLENKTQAGEQSIENKTQCGEQSIENKTQAGEQRLENKTQSGEQSIENKTQAGEQCIENKTQTGEQSIEDKTQAGEQSIENKTQAGEQSITNKSQAGEQRIENKTQAGEKSIENKTQAGEQIIENKTQTGEQSIENKTQAGKQIIENKTQAGEQLIENKTQAGEQRLENKTQAGEQSIENKTQAGEQTITNKTQAGEQSIENKTQAGEQSIENKTQESINRINQAAIGKELDEYERDVTDLLKRLVNHYRDTVCYVPLSTLDPSLNKHIHDVYATPKIHRMKIENDGRRTQQEEILTYKDCFYRGDHLCRRTYLQGEPGSGKTSFAAKLLDDWCNMHESLNESTKEQTAFVDVDTLHKFKFLFFISLRDSREQTHLTHMIRTQLIYKIYAEDEWESAYYLVLKIMRNVMYLVVQDGLDEWSGKEALPSMDGIPKDHCIVLTTSRPWKLADERIKNSQIDILLEVYGIIDSYGFTKRILRHLLDEAKDLNETVEQFQEFLWSRDLDLISSSPMLHTLVLCTWVDDMAESLTGSSRCELFTTLLENLCKKANPQMSYFDQYYPSPVNCFSRTKYVKPNMEHIDVIAKAAFSFLFSNEKETSLVFSDINLSAHLSASTKQFALHSGLISKRKSKKCYDNTSSFVHKTVQEFFAALHISNNTDVIDNVICKYLKSNSNSYLDISQVLIFLCGFNILAANKLSALMNQVNDVRHGFDHNVFQSVLHRFDHNVFQSVRHMFFHNVFQSVILSG
- the LOC127881542 gene encoding uncharacterized protein LOC127881542 isoform X16, with protein sequence MAPDTNIFTDKQTNNWFKACIALNLTKDGLTDLVVTELLNVQTKVGRSCGQCFIQNLIPCPTQDVCKKRKGNNCSFHNSLQPKSCQTCDKVKQNITLLHRFKGPSWANTKAELWATDPWEIGKCYLPRDGYSSVSSVQESDFNGVVSIVLNCTHFQTCLSAACLSPPPPDKQCPLEKVRQIGRDVRHTADCKVTDADLQYFFLTLTTLLADPVCLLHDTSATEARVKLSDLQNDRLTLVDLGKMLKEANQTLTHAKEAGERFSEEAERTLKEGLNTLEAKIQAGKECLENKTQTSEQRIEKKALSGEQRLENKTQAGEQSIENKTQCGEQSIENKTQAGEQRLENKTQSGEQSIENKTQAGEQCIENKTQTGEQSIEDKTQAGEQSIENKTQAGEQSITNKSQAGEQRIENKTQAGEKSIENKTQAGEQIIENKTQTGEQSIENKTQAGKQIIENKTQAGEQLIENKTQAGEQRLENKTQAGEQSIENKTQAGEQTITNKTQAGEQSIENKTQAGEQSIENKTQESINRINQAAIGKELDEYERDVTDLLKRLVNHYRDTVCYVPLSTLDPSLNKHIHDVYATPKIHRMKIENDGRRTQQEEILTYKDCFYRGDHLCRRTYLQGEPGSGKTSFAAKLLDDWCNMHESLNESTKEQTAFVDVDTLHKFKFLFFISLRDSREQTHLTHMIRTQLIYKIYAEDEWESAYYLVLKIMRNVMYLVVQDGLDEWSGKEALPSMDGIPKDHCIVLTTSRPWKLADERIKNSQIDILLEVYGIIDSYGFTKRILRHLLDEAKDLNETVEQFQEFLWSRDLDSISSSPMLHTLVLCTWVDDMAESLTGSSRCELFTTLLENLCKKANPQMSYFDQYYPSPVNCFSRTKYVKPNMEHIDVIAKAAFSFLFSNEKETSLVFSDINLSAHLSASTKQFALHSGLISKRKSKKCYDNTSSFVHKTVQEFFAALHISNNTDVIDNVICKYLKSNSNSYLDISQVLIFLCGFNILAANKLSALMNQVNDVRHGFDHNVFQSVLHRFDHNVFQSVRHMFFHNVFQSVILSG